The genomic stretch CCACCAACTGCTTAGGGGCTCCTGGGAGGGTATCTGCGAGGTAAAAGCACTTTGAGAACAAAAAGGTTTGCAAAGCACTATGGGAAGATCAGTGTTATCACATCTGAAGGTTTGGTGAGGATTTCCTTAAGATGAGGTGGTCCATAGCCGCCTCACTCCCACACAGTCCCAGGGAGGGCCTGGTGTCTTGCCTCCCTCAAGTTGGCCCTGGAGGGACGATGGCCCCTCAGTGGGAGCCCCCACTTAGACATCAAGGCCTGGACCAAATCCTGCACAGCCTCAGtcagccaggccaggcccccaggagAACAAGGTCTCTATGGCAAACTTTTCCTCCAAACCATGGCCCAGAAAAGTTACTGGCCCATCGAGGTGGAACCAAGTAGGGCTGGGTGGCCCAGGGCTTAAAGGCCACAGATATTTATCATGGCAGATGTGCCCTGGAGCAACGGGCTCCTGTCCCATTAAGATGGGAGCACAGTGGGCCCCCCGCTCTGGCCCCACGGCTCACTTGCTGATGGGTCatgtcttgggcaagtcacttccagATTTGAAGCCGCAGACTCCTCCCCTCTCAGATGGGCTACAGTTCACCCTGCCCATCTATTCAAGGCCCCTGGGAGgctccagggagggaagggcgGAGGCAATGTTGTGGGAAATAGCGGCCCCACCTTGTCCTGCCCTGTCTCCAGCTCAGCCTCGGGTGGAcgaggagacccaggcagggggAGACATAAACTCACAGGGGACCCCAGAGGTGACtcttccccaccctgggcctcggtctcctcatctgtaaaatggaaatgactcCACTGATGGTCCCAAAGCCCTTTCCCTTTAGTATGACAGGCAGATTTTGGAGAAGGAAAGTGGCAATGACTCCCTCCCATGGTACCCCTGCATGTGACCTCCAGCCCAGAGACTGAAAAGCGAATTGTTCCCTAGAGaccccagcacccccacccctaaTCCCCCCAGCTCCACACTCTGCTTCTCTCCAGATGGTGGAGTTTGAGCTGGCAAAGGATCAGACAGAAGTGGGCTTTAAGGTTCCCCAAATCTAATAATGAGAATCATCAGCCCCTTCCCAAACCCCTATCCCTTGGTGAGGACAGACGGTGATTCCCACGCCAAATGATCAGAGCCCCCTCGGAAGGCGGCCATGTGCTCACGACAATGATACAAAGAAAGAGGGCtccagcccccctcccacccctccaggAGGTGAGCTGAGATTTCACAGAACAAACAAGAAAGTCATTGAGGGGGGCCCTCGGTGACCACCCTCTGGATGTTATTGCTTTGGAGCGCTCTCTCTCTTTATAAAGGCTGTGCAGACACCTGAGGGTGGGCTCAGGCTGGGGTGCACAGACTGCGCCCCGCCTCCCTCTGGATGGGGCAGCTAGGCTCCGCCCCATCTTTGAAAAGCTAGTCCTGAACTACCAGAGCAGTGCCAGCTGGAGAGAGAAGGCGCTCTCCTGGCTCAAAATATTCCAAATGGTGAGTAATAAACGAACGGCAGAGAAATcacactggtttaaaaaaaaacacatggggGAGGGGCTGATTCTAAGCCTCTGATGGGAGTCCCTCCAGAGCCCTGCTACTTCCTACCCCAACCTTGGGATTCCAGCGCCGCAATCCCAGGAAGGTCTGCCGGCCACCTGGATAAAAGGGGCACCTCCGTCTCCCCTTCCCAGCGCATGGAGGTGCAATAACTTTAAAGGAGGTCCAGGGCTGAAACAGGCTGAGGGGTGGGGCGATTTCCAGGCGGAAGGAATCACCTGGTCAAGTAGCCTAGAGAGGGACCAGGGACAAGGTGGGACCCAACACAGCCAGGCATCTTCAATGGAAAATGCTCTCCTCTGATGGAGCCCAGGACCTCTCTGCCAAGGCCCACATCCTCAGGAGTGCTTCCTAAATAAAATCAGtatcaagggtaataaatcagaaCATCTGAGTATTGTGGGCAGGTCCAGCTACAACCCTACATGGGGAAGGGgtgtgagggggagggggaggaggcggcGCCGGCCTCCTGTGGATCAGGCTCCGGATCCAGGCCCAGGCCAGCGAGGAGAAGGCCATCTCCTGGAATGCACTATGTTTCCTCCCGCCCCTGTCCGGGACTCTGTAAGGACTCGATGTGAGCTAAGAccaggcccagggcctggcacgcTAACTCTACCCAGCTAACCTGGACTACGCCCTACACAGCAGGACTGGGTAATGAGGGGTGGTGGGTAGTGGGCTGCTGGGTGCctcccaggggagggggcagaaatGTGCTTCTACAGTGAGGGGCCAGCCTGCGTCCTCCCCAGCATGCAAAGGGGCTTCCGCAGGTcccggggaggggagggccgGGCTGGGCCGGGCAGGCAGCTACCCAGGCCTGCTAGAGAAGGAATCTCCCGACTCATACACTCACGcctcttctcactctgtttctctcCGTGAGCCAAGGTTACTGAGGCCAGGGCGGTGGATTCTGCCCTTAGCACAGGATGGTTtgtttaaaaagactaaaattgGGGAGTTCTGTTGCCTCCCCAGACCTCTAGcctggaggcagagggacagacaaGATGACCTTTGACCTCATCCAACAAGGAGGGATTCTCCTACTTGGGAAGCCCTCGCCTTGGCACCACCAGCCCCAATCTCAGCTTTCTTTAGACTCCCTCTCCAATCCAGCATCCCCAAGATTCAGAGATGGTAAACCCTCTGAGGCTAGGGTTCTTGAAAATCAGGGTCCAACAGCTCCTCCAGCAAAACAAAGACAACACTGTTCTTTCCAGTCTACCAATGGTTTGCAAACTAGCTTGTTGCAATCCCACAGAGCCAGGCCCCCTGGGggtctgtgccaggccctgagaACCTCCTCCTTTCCTTTGGTCCCTGCTGGACCCCAACTCCTAGAGCCACCAGAagaggggcaggcaggaggggacAAACAGATGGACTCGAACAGGCTGCGGCAAAGCTCCTTCCACAGGCAGGTGGAGGGAGGCCTGAGCTCCTCTTCAAGTGGGAGGCTCTGGGGCCCCGGAGCTGGCTCCGGATCCTTGCAAAGCTGCCCCATTGGCTACGGGGCAGGAGTAGCTGCCTGAACCCGGTGCCGCAGGAAAGACACTTGCTGGTAATTGGCACCATGGAGATGGCCGCTGGGTTCTGGACTTGGCTCCGGGCAGCGAGCTTCCAAGGAGGCAAAAAGGGGGAGCAGTCGGACAGTGTCTGGGGCAGGAGAATGGTTTGCTCTGCCACCTCAGTCTTTCCTTTCTCCAGATTGCAGCCACATCCACCAGGTCAAGAACTGGCCAAGTCAAAAGTGCAGCCAATCCCATTGGGAGAGGGAAGGTCTCAGGGGGTAGGAGGCAAAGAAGGGGTGAGGAGGGGCCCTGGGGGTCAGGTCTCCCCATTCTGCTTCCCCTCTGTGGGGGAGAACCCCATCCTCCTCCGTTCAATGTGCCCCTGGgcctggggtcccaggtcggGGCTGGGCAGTCTCCAGGCCATCTTGGGGAGCCCCTCCCCATCCCTAGCACTAAGATCGCTCACCACAGGGCCCCACGGTGCTCTCAAGGGACAGCTGGGACGCCTGCCGAAGCAGGGGTCCCGTGGCTGGGTCCACcatggaggaggtggggaagagcTTGTACCAGCCCACGGCCAGGGTGGTCAAGTCCAGCTCCTCCAGCAGTACGCGGGCCACACCCATGAATTGCTTCCGCTCCATCCGCCCGTAGTTCCCCCACACGATCACCTGTGGGGCAAGAGACACAGTGGTTCAAATCCTGCCAATGCCACTCACAGGCCTGGAACCAGAACCCGGGGTCACCTCCATGCCCGATTCATCCCCAAGTCCTGTGAATTTCACCGCCTGAAAATGGCTCAAGTTCCACCATATTCTTCTGGCTCCAGTGGCACCATTTGAATGACTGGCTTCCTGCCTCCAGTCTTGCCCTTTCTGTTCCATCCTCCAGACACCTCATCTTGGAGCCTAGGCCTTAAAGGCTGACCCTACACTGTGAGTGTCCTACCTGCCCCATGCCCCACCCTCGGCCCTCTACTTCCATCCAGATCatcaaaaacaaagtttttaaaactgGCTGGtaggacagctacatgtaaatcaaggaaattagaacactccctcacaccatacacagaaataaactcaaaagagtttaaagacctaaatataagacatgacactgTAAAATTTCCAGAAGAGAAcacagacaaaacattctctaacataaattgtagcaaatattttcttagatcagtctcccaaggaaagagataaaagcaaaaataagcaaatgggaccaaatcgaacttaaaagcttttgcacagcaaaggaaaccatcaataaaacaaaatgacaacctgcagaaagggataaaatatttgcaaataataggACTGACGagaggttaatattcaaaatacataaacagctcatacaactcaatattgaGAAACCAAACAATCCATTCaaacaatgggcagaagacctaaatagacatttttttcccaaagaagacgtacagatgaccaacaggcacatgcaaaggtgctcaacaccactaattattagaaaaacacaaattaaaaccgcAATGacgtgtcacctcacaccagtcagaatggccatcatcaaaaagtccacaaacgataaatgccagagagggtgtggagaaaagactgccctcctacactgctggtgggaatgtcaagtggtgcagctattatggaaaacagtatggaagttccttaaaaaactaaaaatagagctaccgtatgatccagcaatcccagtcctgggtgtatatctgaaaaacacaaaaactctaattctaaaagatacttgcaccctaatgttcatagcagcattatttagaacagccaagacatggaaacaatctatgtgaccatcaacagatgactggctgaAGAAACTGTGATGGACAGACGGatggacggacacacacacacacacacacacacacacacacacacacacacaatggaatattattcagtcattaaaaagaatgataatgtcatttgcagcaaatgacCAGAAGGGTTTTTCCAAACTTTTTTGACAGGTATACACAGTAAGACAGATATTTATGGTGAACATATGAGATTCATAACTGAAGCAAGTGCCCCACCAAATAAGACTTACCTTACTAGGAGTGAGAAATGTTCTTTCCAAGTCCTATTTCCAATtccattccattaaaaaaaaatacttgttgaGACCCACTAAATCGATTTCACAACTCACTAGTGGGTCTCAGTCCACAAGTTGAAAGACTACCCTACACAGGACCTGGGCTTCCCAGTTTGGCAAAAGTCTCCCTGTCTTGGTGACTTACAACACCTTAGCCCTACTCTTGTTTGCTTTGCTCACCCAGGTTAGGagcaagaaactgaggtacaagCCAGAGGTGCCCAGCAGCAGCTCTGAGAGAGCAGGCACATGGCTCCTGCAGGCATCCAACCAGGGCCCTGCCCTACCCATGATGGGCAGCTGTTTCCAGCTCCAGGTTTGAGCAACCACTAGCATCCTCCTAAAAGCAAGAGAGCCAAAGACCTCTCTGGATCCTTCATAGACTTTCAGCTTTTATCAGTGTGTTCCGTGCCAACTCCCTGGCCTCCAGAggttggtgatggtgatgatcttggtagtggtgatgatgatggtggtggtggtcgtgatgatggtggtggtggtgatgatgatgatggcagcCAGTTGTAGAGCACTGACTACAGGTCAAACGTCCAAATGCTCTTCTTGTACAAAGCACACATTCTGCTGTCACGGTAATGTTATCAGTGGGTAATATttgtatccccattttacagatgaagaagctgaggctcagaagggaacttattcaaagtcacacagcaaggtaTGTGCTCAGATCAACTACAGTGCTCTACTTCCTCTAGATCAGGTCCTGCAGAGACCCACGCCCCAGTCTCTAGGAgcacctccttcaccccctggtaCTGCACTCTGCACCCCCATGCCCCTCACCTGCAGAACTTTGCCCTGGGGACTCTCGGgaaacagcagcacctggttaTACAGCGGGTCCAGTGACTTGCGAGCGACTTTGGTCTTCTTCTTAGCAATGCAGACGCCATTCTCCAGCAGATAGGCCTTGATGTAGGCCGCTGGGGACAGAGGCCAGCAGGGTGAGTTCTAATCTGAGCCCCAAATGGTGGGCAAAGGGTGCAGCAGAGGGACCCACTGCTGGGGATCGGAGTGCCCCTATAGGGTCTGAGAAGGAGGCAACaggggcgggtgggggtgggtggtggagTGCAGCCAGGGTTGGGTGGGGCCTACTCTACCCACTTGGGTCGTGCTGCCTGCCTCCCGCTTCCTTTGCTCaccctgtcccctctcccagTCCCTGGCTTGCCCACCCTCTCTGGCTTACACATTCATGGCTGACTCATTCACTCAAATGTTTGCTAAGCACCCATGGTGAGCCATGTGCCCTATCAGGTAGAATCATAAAACAAGAAAAACGGTCCCTGCCCCCCAGGAACTCAGTCCAGTCTGGGACGCCAACAGGGTCAACCAACAATCTCAACTGGGTCCCAAGAATAAATCCTACATCACTAATTATATGTGAGTCACTAGCTTTGGGATTGCGGGATCCCCCACAGTTGGACCCAATTTTCTCTCTTCTAGACCCAGGTAACCTCAGGACATCCTCCctgacctccacccccaccctgccaaTGGGAGGGCAGCCCCCACACCTGGCAGTGTCTTGGAGCCTGGCTTGGCCGTCAGTCCCCGAGCCTGGATGATGTCCACCTCGAGCTGACCATTCCGCTCCTGCAAGCCGATCTCCACGTCCCCTGCAATGGGCCCTGAGTGATGAGCCTCGGAAGTGGCTGGGAAGCTCAGTCAAAGACTCAGCTCCTCCTCTCTGCTGAGGGATGatgtcccctccccctgctcccagccccagaCAAGACCATAACCAATCCCCACACCAAGCGCCTGGGCTCTGCCGAGCACCTGGCAGGTATGAAATGGGCTCCAGGTTCGGTGCTCAGCAGATGGAGCTAaggcagaggggaaggaaggagagacacAGGGCTTCTGGTGGGACCCCCTCCTCCATTTGAAAGAGGCCCTGGGGCACTTACCCATTGGCGTGGTGGCCAGGGTCTGGCGGCCCACAAACTGTGCTGGCCCCATGCTGCCCAGGAAGTCACTGAACTGGGCATCCGATGCCAGACAAACTCCCCCATAGTTAAGActgcaaaaaggaagaaatgagacaAAAACAAACGTTCCTAAGGGCCAACTGAGGACTCTGATGACTCAGGCAGTCAGCTCCAGAATGTCCCTCATTCCACAGCCATTCTGTCCACATCCATCACCCTGCCTCAGGCAGACTGGTGTCCTGTCGCTGCCTCCTTCTTACTTTAATGGCCCTAAACTCTCAGCTCTGACTCCAAAGTTCTAGGACTTAGCTTCTGTGTCCTGTACCTTTCTCCTACCTCTTCTTGCCAAGCCTCAAGTTCCCCCTCCATGAAATGGGTATGGTGACATCCGCCTCTTGGAGTGGCTGTAGGACTTGTGGGAGGTGATGCTTGTCAGTGCCTGGCTCCTATGATTAATGCCATgatactcaaagtgtggtccagagACCTGCAGCATCACCCAGGAGCTAATTAGAAATAGAATtgctcctcagcccaccccaccacGCACCCCCAGCTGCTGGATCAGAATCTGCCTTTTAATATGAGCCCCAGAAGACTCATTTGCACTGGACAGTTTGAGACGCACAAGGCCAGCACCTCAGCCTTGGAGGTTCGCATTTGTTCTTGCTATGCAATTGCCCAATGTCCACTCCCTTTGGGAACAAGACTTCAAATCTCCTTAGGGagcctcctccccaaggcaaTGATTCCTGTGGAGCAGAGCATGGCTCCAGAGGCTGATATGGGCTCAGTCTGGCCAGTAAGGCCATGCCTTCCTTGGCCAGTGACTGGCTCAGAGTTGGGCATGCGGCCCAACAAAGTCCACAAGAATCTGGCCAGGAAGCTTTCTTTGAACTGTAGGAAATGAGAAGCTCGTTTCCCATCTAATCTGAACCTGAGACAGAAAACTGGAGCCTCTGGCAGGTCTTCTGCTACCATCTGGAGCCCATGAAGGAAGCCAACACACTGGTGACACTGCATGAGCTCCTGGATCAAACTCTGCCTGAAGCAagatatttcatctttttttgttgttgttacataaTTCAATAACAACGACaactattatattattattattatattattattactatattaTTTTGCTGAAGCCAATTTTAGTTAGTTTTTTCTtacccatctctgaaatgggAATACTAATGTTCCCACCTCTAGGTCTGCTGTAAGTATTATATAAGATCAGACACTAAGTACCATGCCTGGTATACCCCTATTATCTTCAGGACTAAAACACTCCCAACACATTTTCTCATCAGATTCTCACCACAACCAAAGGagacaggtttttttgtttttttttgttttttttttacttttatcagCATTATTCAGATGAGGAAGCAGGTTCAGCCCAACCTAAAGCCAGAACTCACAGGGCAGTCAGCACTTGAAAACAACACTTCTAATGCCAACCTCAGGTGACTCCCCATCTGGGCACATCCCAGGAGTAACAGCTAACTTTGAACAAGCAGATACTGTGAGCTGGGTTTCACCACAGCAGCCGGTGGGGTGGGGGTTCTTTAAGCAGGAGGGGGAGCCTACCTTGGGTCTCAAGGGCACTGTACACTTTGTTCCCTGCTCTGAGAGCACACCCCTAACCTGCCCCCAGCTCCTTTCTTGGGGAACCTGCTAGACTCTCAGTCTtgaaggagctggaggaggagcatCCAAGGGAGGTGGGGTCTCTGGCTCCACCCCAGGTGCCCCCTTCTGCTTCTGAACCACTCTGCTAGGCtatcctttccccagttcttcaGAAGGAACAATTCAAGCATGGTCTTCTCTGCCTGCACCCAAGTCTTCACACCCTAGACATGCTGCCTGGTGCTTGAACCACATCTCTCTGTCTTTATACCTTATTGTTTACTCACAAAACCTCATAGTTGGCAAAGGATTCACCCACTTGCTCTGCAAATAGTTACAGGAAGGTAACTATTTGCAGCACTCTAACCCAGCACACTCCCTGTTTCATAGGTtggaagactgaggcccagagtgagAAAGACAGTTGCCTGAGGGCTGTGTGATGGCAGTGCCTGCTGCTATACCAGGCTGCTGCCCAATTCAAGTCACCCAATAGTATGTACACTTTTACGTATAAAACTCCAAGCGAGCTGTGTGAAGAGACACGAGTAGACCCTGTGCACAAAGAACTTACCATTTTGTTGGGCAAATATGTTGCTTGCAAAGAAACAACTAAAGAAGACAATAGTCTTCTTACAAGGCACAACAGGGCCCCTACCCACCCACCTCGGGTTGTGAGAGCCCAGGGGCTATCAGAAGAGAACAATCACTGCTGGCTGCAGTGGTCTAGAATGGACCAGGATGGACCAGGAAAGGAGACTCTGAATTGAGGGCAAAGCATATACAAGGTCCAGCAACAGAGGAAGATGAAGGAAGGTAACTTTCCACATACTATCTTTTCTCTTCCCCCACCAGAATCATCAGCAGAACGTCCTGAGGTCCTCAGGATGGTGAAGCCACAAGCATAAAGGAGCCTGGTGAGAAGCAGGAGAGAGTAAgtccttccctctctccaaggAGGGTAATGGAGACAAGGCAGGGACAAGAGAGTCTAGTTCAGGACCTTGGAGAGGGCCTACGTTGCAGGTTTATACAATGTCATAGAACACAGGAAAGGATAGAGCCgcgaaggaaagagggaagtcaACTCTTCTAGACTTTAAGACGTTGAGGACAAAAGGGTTGTATTTATCCATGGATGATTTatcatagtaaaaataaaaacaatctaaatatctggcaacagagaaattataaacatgtattggattattaaaaaaaaaaaaagaataaaggagcCCGGCTGAGTGCAACAACCAGAAACACCTGCACTGAAGTTtgcatgagcaagaaataaacgtTTGTATTAAGTCACTGACTGAAGGAGTTGGTTATAGCAACTGGTTTGACTTAAACTAATTCAGTGACCCTGTCCCCTGGCCAGAGCTGATGGATCCCGGgacagacagctgacccaagtTCAGTCAAGCAAAGACTCTCActaggaaataaaagagaatccTGGAGACAAAAAGTCATGAGAACTGAGCCATGTGAATGGCCTGCCCTCGTAGAGAGTCCCAAACTACCAGCCACCTAGTCCTGGCCACCCAGTTCTTTCCTCAGCCATGTGAGATGTCCCAGCATCATTCCAATAAATTCTGTTTGGACTTACGTTACCAGCAGAGTTGATGGCAGGGTAATACTTTGAGGTTTCAGTCTGagtgcttttttgttttcatgattTCCTGTTACCCTTTCCCCACTCAGGCAGGAGCCAGGATGCCCTAAGGTCCACCGCCAAGGGATGACCCAGTAGGATGCAGAGAACAAGACAGTCAGATTCTTGGCTTTTCAGTTTAAAATCTAGGAAGAAGCAGTCTTGGGAGGAGAGGTGCAAAACCAGGTTGTCTGCCCCCCAATAAACAAATCAACCCCAAATTCCCAGCCTGGGAAAGCAGAGGGAgtcaaggagggaggagagagagctgaGAAAGGTCTGGGTCTTTGGGCTGGACTGGCAGTGCTTGGGGATGATGGGAAACTCCACAGAGGTTTGGAGAATCTGAAAGCAGAGCGGACTAGGGCCTGTCCTTACTGGGTGGAGCTGAGAAAAGGGCCCGATGCTTTGCGGAAATGATGCCAAATGCCTCGTCAAGTGAACCCGGAGTGCCACTGAGGTTCTGTGTGTCCCTCTGTGCCCTAAGGGAGCATGTTCCCACTGTATCTGAGACAGAGCCAAACCAAGACAGGCAGAGTAGTATTGGAAGCCAGGCAAAGCTTCTGAATCTATTATCTCTACAATAATGCGAGTATTACAGAGAAAGTATGGAAAAAATAACTCAGATATCTGAGGATGGAAACGGGTACCCAGTATTCTTGCAAATCCGAAGACCCTTAGTTAACAGCACCAAAGCTAAGACCTAGACTCTCCCACAGCTTATGACCTGGCCTTTCCTCCACGCCCCCATCTCTTTCCACCCGATTCCCGTGGCCACCCGAGGGTCCGGGATCCATTCTGCTAGGAGGGTGCGGGCTCCAAAAGCCCGAAAAATGGCGATGCCTCTCGGGTTCTAAGGCACTAAAGGGGCTCAGCCTCCCAGGCAAAGTAAGGCCTGCTGCAGCCTGAAATTGAAAGCTTCCTCCAACATCGTCATTGTCTGCTCCTCAGTTCCTGGTGGGACTGCGAGCAGACAATGGGGAACTGGCAGGCCTGGTAATTAGCGGTAATTGTTTATAATATCTGGGCGGCTGCCTGATTTCCTATCCCAGGGTGCCTTGCCGGCTGCCAAGGAACCAGACTGATGCCCCAGAATCCCTGAACGGGTTGTCCCACCCTCCATGGGGCTAGAGGAAGAAGAATTAAGTGGCGGTACGTCCCTGCTGGCCAGAGGACCAACTGCATCAGAGATCCCGCTCCACCTTGAGGTCTTCCCTGGAAAAGGATGGAAGGCAGAGGATACAAGTCAGACCTGATTCTATTCCTCACTGGTCAagcccttgctgtgtgacctctggcaAGCTGCTGGTATCTCTGCATTTGAATCTTCTGATCTGCAAATAAGCCCACACCTACCCTAGGGATAGTGTGCAGCCCTTCCACTGATGGGTGCCTATGCTATACtggttttaaatgttttgaaaatctCTGCTCATAGGATCCATTCCCAAAGGGGTAGGAAAGATCATGCTGAATTACTAAGTACCACACACTTGCTACTGCTTAGATCATGCCTTGTATGCAGTAGAAACTCATTAAATGTTTACTGCCAAACCCTTAGGCTGGTCCCAAACTGGGAAAATATACTGGTTAAGACTAGACTTTGGCATAACACAGACCTGGCGTTCCAGTGCTGTGCACCCTGGGGTAAGTTTGGTAACGTCTCTGAGTTACATGTTAAAAACGAGAATAGACTGGAATCGTCTGTCTGAGTTGTTGGGGAGAGTCAATAGGATAACACAGGCAGGGTGCTTAGCACCTGGCCTGGCACATAACATCTCCTGAATGAAGAAAGGACTGAGATATCACGGCCTTCGGGTCTCTGCTGCCCAGCCTGGGAGAGCCCCTTCTTCCTCTCAGTGGTGTTTTCATGGCACTTCTGATTCCAGGCCTATTAGGAAGTGCGGCATCTGGATGCAGGAGACCAAGCCCAGGCCATCAgcgaggggtgggggggtgggcagggggctgtGGGTGGAGGCAGAGGCCTGAAACAGGATTAAACCCCATGTTCTGCTGGCCTTTTATTTTGTGTTAATGGCGAAATGAGATTTCCTGCATTTCAAATCCTGTTAGTTTTGTAAGTGGAGCTGAAACCCATTTGTCTTTTATTAACCTTTTGAGCTTGGTTTGGACCCTGGATTTTCCGTGTTTTCGATGGTTAAAGAAATAATTGGGTTATTCGGCGGTTTGACTTCTACTCTCTTTTCCAGAAGATCACCTGTCTCAGCTGCATCAGAAATTAAAAGGCAGCACAGCCCTCATGGTGATTATGGGTTATGTGGTCCTGAAAGGTTCATGGGctctctgtccatccatccacagCCTGACTGTATGTGTCCACCCACCCATCTGTCCACCTTCCCACAGCCTTGCTGAGtctgcagtatagtcagttatgcCATTAATGTGAAATATACATTCCAAAAAATTACACTGCTGTGCAAAATTCCAGAGCTTACAGGGAAAATATGGTTAGGGGTACAACACCCAAAAAGTATGTCAGGatcatattcaaaaaaaaaaaacaaaacacggaCATAAAAATGGTAGCACAGTCTTAAACATGTAAAACGGTTAAGAAGTGCATAGTTACTACAATAAACATGGTGCTTTACCTTGAAGACAGCCTGATGTTTGCTTGTGGAAATGAGTGTCAGAAGGTCTGCAGCGTGAGCTACTACAAAGTGAAACGGACAGACGGGGAGATGTCGGTGGGGGCTGAGGGAGCAGGCAGATGCGAGaggtgtgtgttgtgtgtttctCTATGGGGACAGTTCCCTGTGTTCACCTAGTGTTTCTCGTGGATGAAATCACACCTGAGTAAAGGCGATACGTGTGTTGTGCTCAAATTCTTCCTGAATATTTCAATCGTGTTGGAACAGATTTGCGTTTTCAAAACAAGCGTTGTAGCAGAATTGACTGTATGCCAGGATGCACAGCATCATACAATCCTGACTCCAGCTTCTCAAGTATTCAAGACAGTCCCAAACCTGCCCCGCCCCGTGAGAGCGTAGCTCCCGAGCATGAAGCCAgggatttgatttattttttattgatcaaGAGCTTGCCATGAGTCAAGCACAGATAGGACTAAGTTATCAATATTAACTCATTCAACCCTCATTTACCAACTCTGTGAAAGCCAGGGATTTATTATTAATACCCACTTTCTAGaaggggaaaccaaggcccagaaatGTTAGGTAACCTGACCAAGATCACGCTGCTGGTAAGTGGCAGACCTGGGATCTGAACCTGGGAGTCGGCTCCGGGATTCATCTTCTTAACCACTCTGCTACACTGTCTCTGTGTGTCCCGAGGGAACCTCAGCCTTGCCCAGAGGAGCACAAGGGTTTGCAGTCCACGGTTTGGGGTCAGGCAGGCCTAG from Vicugna pacos chromosome 19, VicPac4, whole genome shotgun sequence encodes the following:
- the RIMS4 gene encoding regulating synaptic membrane exocytosis protein 4 isoform X1 — protein: MERSQSRLSLSASFEALAIYFPCMNSFDDEDAEGDSRRLKGAIQRSTETGLAVEMPSRTLRQASHESIEDSMNSYGSEGNLNYGGVCLASDAQFSDFLGSMGPAQFVGRQTLATTPMGDVEIGLQERNGQLEVDIIQARGLTAKPGSKTLPAAYIKAYLLENGVCIAKKKTKVARKSLDPLYNQVLLFPESPQGKVLQVIVWGNYGRMERKQFMGVARVLLEELDLTTLAVGWYKLFPTSSMVDPATGPLLRQASQLSLESTVGPCGERS
- the RIMS4 gene encoding regulating synaptic membrane exocytosis protein 4 isoform X2, which encodes MERSQSRLSLSASFEALAIYFPCMNSFDDEDAGDSRRLKGAIQRSTETGLAVEMPSRTLRQASHESIEDSMNSYGSEGNLNYGGVCLASDAQFSDFLGSMGPAQFVGRQTLATTPMGDVEIGLQERNGQLEVDIIQARGLTAKPGSKTLPAAYIKAYLLENGVCIAKKKTKVARKSLDPLYNQVLLFPESPQGKVLQVIVWGNYGRMERKQFMGVARVLLEELDLTTLAVGWYKLFPTSSMVDPATGPLLRQASQLSLESTVGPCGERS